A region of Legionella donaldsonii DNA encodes the following proteins:
- a CDS encoding lipopolysaccharide biosynthesis protein: MMRFSWFYNLSAIAIRGLTLAAKFLLVICLVQYFQPSELGLYGVMAAIVAYALFFLGLEFYNYTSRTLVGASEIEQVLIIRDQFILYALTFVLSAPAFYILFYLHLVPYSLCFWFFILIIFEHASNELMRILIALSRPYLANFIYFLRQGLWIYILLPVFYFFPASRYFNLIFIVWITGAAFSIFIGFTALYNLPWKSMWIHPVRWKTMWQGLKVSRPFLVTAFSALSLLYIERFFVSYYCGMEAVGIYTFYAGLSVTLHNLVNTGVSKMRLAQLLAAWKQNDRQLFHSEAMHMLKYTTAFVLVFSALSIALVYPFVNLINKSVYLANLPIFYFLLFGAACRSVADVPLYTLYAQHSDRLILLINLASFFIMVVGNAVLVPNYGLVGAALSSAGASLVLLGYAFVVMVQRTIRPFPLLQS, encoded by the coding sequence TTGATGCGTTTTTCTTGGTTTTACAATTTGTCAGCAATTGCTATAAGGGGTCTCACTCTAGCAGCAAAATTTTTATTAGTAATCTGTTTAGTGCAGTATTTCCAACCCAGCGAACTGGGCTTGTACGGCGTTATGGCCGCGATAGTAGCCTATGCCCTTTTCTTTCTTGGTCTGGAGTTTTATAACTACACATCCAGGACACTGGTAGGCGCTTCCGAAATCGAACAAGTGCTCATCATAAGAGATCAATTCATTCTCTACGCCCTTACCTTTGTCCTGAGCGCCCCGGCTTTTTATATCCTGTTCTATTTGCATCTCGTACCCTATTCCCTGTGTTTCTGGTTTTTCATCCTTATTATATTCGAGCACGCGTCCAACGAGTTGATGAGGATTCTTATTGCCTTGTCTCGCCCTTATTTAGCCAATTTCATTTATTTTCTTCGCCAGGGACTCTGGATCTATATCTTGCTGCCAGTGTTCTATTTTTTTCCTGCCAGCCGCTATTTCAACCTTATTTTTATTGTCTGGATTACAGGGGCAGCCTTTAGTATTTTCATAGGGTTTACAGCCCTCTACAACCTTCCGTGGAAGAGCATGTGGATCCATCCCGTGCGCTGGAAAACAATGTGGCAAGGTTTGAAAGTTTCAAGACCCTTTTTGGTAACCGCATTCTCGGCTTTGAGCCTCCTGTACATAGAGCGCTTTTTTGTGAGTTATTATTGCGGAATGGAAGCCGTTGGAATCTATACCTTTTATGCTGGCCTCAGTGTAACTTTACACAATTTGGTCAATACTGGGGTATCAAAAATGCGGTTGGCACAACTGTTAGCGGCGTGGAAACAAAATGATCGCCAGCTTTTCCATAGTGAAGCAATGCATATGCTTAAATACACGACTGCTTTTGTCCTCGTGTTTTCTGCCTTAAGTATAGCGCTTGTCTACCCCTTCGTGAATCTTATTAATAAATCGGTTTATCTGGCTAATTTGCCTATCTTCTATTTCCTATTGTTTGGTGCTGCCTGTCGCAGCGTCGCCGATGTACCGTTGTATACGCTTTATGCCCAACACAGCGATCGATTGATCCTGTTAATCAATCTTGCTTCTTTTTTTATCATGGTTGTAGGTAATGCCGTTTTAGTGCCAAACTATGGGCTCGTAGGAGCCGCGCTGTCATCAGCCGGTGCAAGTTTGGTTTTATTAGGTTATGCCTTCGTTGTGATGGTTCAAAGAACGATACGCCCTTTCCCACTTTTACAATCTTAA
- a CDS encoding Wzz/FepE/Etk N-terminal domain-containing protein, translating into MRGQQTAAVYSNDEINVVALLRLLWQKKWVIFFVIVLTTAIGCLKIWNTQPVFEAKAYIVPPTAGDIAPFNYGRSYDKNSLLKPFQVKDVYQVFASSLLSQASMWALFNKAYLPTLPVKPRNKASLNALYKGFSSILTVKEDVKSPMKYTVVARSTNVAEAAKWVERYIDVVKQDAISNMLNIVKSENQSLAHDFEQRINTVREIAKEQRYDRIKQLQEALNVAQAMESEGKLPPQTSSLKNAKLFGRSSKVLKAEIDTLNARQSDDAFAPELRKLEGEYNFLRKITINPADVAVFRLDGNIDLSDTPIAPRKRLILAFSLTLGFVLGVALVLMQAVFATNRANELAEK; encoded by the coding sequence GTGAGAGGACAGCAAACTGCGGCAGTTTACAGCAACGATGAAATTAATGTGGTAGCACTCTTGCGCCTGTTATGGCAAAAAAAATGGGTTATCTTTTTCGTCATCGTCTTAACTACAGCAATTGGATGTTTGAAGATTTGGAATACCCAGCCAGTCTTTGAGGCTAAAGCCTATATTGTACCGCCAACAGCTGGGGATATTGCTCCTTTTAATTATGGCCGTTCGTATGACAAGAATTCATTATTAAAACCTTTCCAGGTAAAAGATGTTTATCAGGTATTTGCCTCTTCCTTGTTATCCCAGGCAAGTATGTGGGCTCTCTTTAATAAAGCCTATTTACCCACATTGCCAGTTAAACCACGCAATAAAGCATCTTTAAACGCACTTTATAAAGGTTTCAGTAGTATCTTGACCGTTAAAGAAGACGTGAAATCTCCGATGAAATATACGGTGGTAGCCAGAAGTACGAATGTTGCAGAAGCAGCGAAATGGGTAGAACGTTATATTGATGTCGTTAAACAAGATGCAATTAGTAACATGCTTAACATTGTCAAGAGCGAAAACCAAAGCCTGGCTCATGATTTCGAGCAGAGAATCAATACCGTGCGTGAGATAGCAAAAGAACAACGTTATGATCGCATTAAGCAATTACAAGAGGCTTTAAATGTTGCTCAGGCAATGGAGTCAGAGGGTAAATTGCCGCCCCAAACCAGTTCTTTGAAGAACGCCAAGTTGTTCGGGCGTAGCAGCAAAGTACTGAAGGCAGAAATAGATACCCTCAATGCACGGCAATCTGACGACGCTTTCGCGCCGGAATTGCGTAAGTTAGAAGGTGAATATAATTTTTTACGTAAGATTACTATAAACCCTGCGGATGTTGCTGTGTTTCGCCTGGATGGCAATATTGATCTTTCGGATACCCCTATAGCGCCGAGGAAACGCTTGATCCTGGCTTTTTCTCTAACGCTGGGTTTTGTGCTGGGTGTGGCATTGGTACTTATGCAAGCAGTCTTTGCAACAAATCGTGCAAATGAATTGGCAGAAAAATAA
- a CDS encoding NAD-dependent 4,6-dehydratase LegB produces MKALVTGADGFIGSHLTELLVREGYQVKALSQYNSFNYWGWLEDIHCLNDIEVLTGDIRDPHYCKHITKGVDAVFHLAALIAIPYSYVAPDSYVDTNVKGTLNICQAALENEVGRIIHTSTSEVYGTARYVPIDEKHPLQAQSPYSASKIGADAMAISFFNAFNLPLTIARPFNTYGPRQSARAVIPTIISQIASGRDRIELGDVTPTRDFNYVEDTCRGFLELARCDKAVGEVVNIGSNYEISIGDTLNLIRELMQSNVEFVLDEQRLRPEKSEVSRLWCDNSKIRNLTGFAPRFSISEGLQKTIEWFTSSDNLAKYKADIYNV; encoded by the coding sequence ATGAAAGCGCTCGTTACCGGTGCTGATGGTTTTATCGGATCTCATCTTACTGAGTTATTAGTGAGGGAAGGTTACCAAGTGAAGGCACTCTCTCAATATAACTCATTTAATTATTGGGGTTGGCTTGAAGACATTCATTGTTTAAATGATATTGAAGTCTTAACAGGGGATATTCGTGATCCTCATTATTGTAAACACATTACCAAAGGCGTGGATGCTGTATTTCACCTGGCGGCATTAATTGCAATTCCCTATTCTTATGTTGCGCCAGACAGTTACGTCGACACCAATGTTAAAGGTACGTTAAATATTTGTCAGGCTGCGCTGGAAAACGAAGTTGGGCGTATTATCCATACATCCACTAGTGAAGTTTATGGGACGGCAAGATACGTACCCATTGACGAAAAGCATCCTTTACAAGCGCAATCCCCTTATAGCGCTTCTAAAATTGGTGCAGATGCAATGGCAATCAGTTTTTTTAACGCCTTTAATCTGCCATTAACGATTGCAAGACCTTTTAATACCTATGGGCCAAGACAATCTGCGCGTGCAGTCATCCCAACAATTATTTCCCAAATTGCCAGTGGCCGGGATCGAATTGAGTTAGGTGATGTGACTCCAACACGCGATTTTAATTACGTTGAAGATACTTGCCGTGGTTTCCTCGAGTTGGCCCGTTGCGATAAGGCTGTCGGTGAGGTTGTGAATATTGGCTCAAACTATGAGATTTCTATTGGCGATACACTGAATCTTATTCGAGAGCTCATGCAGAGCAACGTTGAGTTTGTTCTCGATGAGCAACGTTTGCGGCCGGAAAAATCAGAGGTTTCCAGACTATGGTGCGATAACAGTAAAATTCGTAATTTAACCGGGTTTGCCCCGAGGTTTTCTATCAGTGAAGGGTTACAAAAAACAATCGAATGGTTTACTTCGAGTGATAATTTAGCCAAATACAAGGCAGATATTTATAATGTTTGA
- a CDS encoding LegC family aminotransferase, producing MFNFLIQFIREQYRTDDFIPLHAPKFIGNERDYVLATIDSSFVSSVGAYVDKFEQEMAAYTGSPSAVVTVNGTSALHMALILAGVSQGDYVLTQPLTFVATCNAISYCKAEPVFLDVDKRNLGLSPQAVDAWLDEFAFIDEAGLCRHRADNRIIRACVPMHTFGHPADIDGLLDVSERWHVPIIEDAAESLGSLYKGRHTGTFGKLGVLSFNGNKIITTGGGGMILADKELGIRAKYLTTTAKKPHPYEFYHDETGFNYRMPNINAALGCAQLEQLDSFIESKRLLAKNYAALLANTSLQFISEPEGCRSNYWLNAVICENQQQRDELLKATNEAGVMTRPIWQPMHQLPMFKNALSGSLSNVEWFAERVVNLPSSVVIQRDVHA from the coding sequence ATGTTTAATTTCCTCATTCAGTTTATTCGTGAACAATACCGCACGGATGATTTTATCCCTTTGCATGCACCCAAATTCATTGGCAATGAACGCGATTATGTGCTTGCTACTATTGACTCCAGTTTTGTCTCTAGCGTAGGTGCCTACGTTGATAAATTTGAACAGGAAATGGCTGCCTACACGGGTAGCCCCAGTGCAGTAGTCACTGTTAATGGTACCAGTGCCTTGCATATGGCTTTAATTCTAGCTGGCGTCAGTCAGGGGGATTATGTGCTGACCCAGCCATTGACCTTTGTCGCGACCTGTAATGCTATTAGTTATTGCAAGGCAGAGCCAGTATTTTTAGATGTCGATAAGCGAAATCTCGGTTTATCACCGCAAGCGGTTGATGCCTGGCTGGACGAGTTTGCTTTTATTGATGAGGCAGGCCTTTGTCGTCATCGAGCAGATAACCGTATTATCCGCGCCTGTGTGCCTATGCATACGTTTGGGCACCCAGCAGATATTGATGGTTTACTTGATGTCTCGGAACGCTGGCATGTGCCGATCATTGAAGATGCTGCTGAATCGTTGGGTAGTTTATACAAAGGCCGCCACACAGGTACTTTTGGGAAGCTAGGTGTTCTGAGTTTTAATGGAAATAAGATCATCACCACCGGTGGTGGTGGTATGATTCTAGCAGATAAAGAGCTGGGTATTCGGGCAAAATATTTAACAACAACGGCTAAAAAACCTCATCCCTATGAATTTTACCACGATGAAACAGGCTTTAATTACCGGATGCCCAATATCAATGCGGCATTGGGGTGTGCTCAATTAGAGCAACTGGATTCTTTTATAGAAAGTAAGCGTTTGTTAGCAAAAAATTATGCGGCGCTTTTAGCAAATACCTCGTTACAATTTATATCCGAGCCCGAGGGTTGCCGTAGTAATTATTGGCTTAATGCGGTGATATGCGAGAATCAGCAACAGCGTGATGAGTTGCTGAAAGCAACCAATGAGGCCGGGGTTATGACCAGGCCGATCTGGCAACCTATGCATCAGTTACCGATGTTTAAAAATGCATTGAGTGGTTCACTCAGTAACGTAGAATGGTTTGCTGAGAGAGTGGTTAATTTACCAAGTTCTGTTGTCATTCAGAGAGATGTACATGCGTAA
- the neuC gene encoding UDP-N-acetylglucosamine 2-epimerase, giving the protein MRKIAVFTATRAEYGLLYWLMKAIQDSSDLDLQLLVSGMHLAPQFGETWKEIEADGFKIDEKVEMLLASDSPVGVVKSMGLATIGFADALSRLNPDILFLLGDRFETLALAQAALIMKIPIAHAHGGELTLGAYDDSIRHAVTKISSLHFVAAEEYRRRVIQMGEEPGSVFNVGALGLEHTIKTACLSSAGLAGELQIPLHEPYFLVTYHPATNADEPVEAAFKGLLQTLDDWPNHQVLFTYPNADNGGHIIIQLLENYCKANPGRAFAVKSLGFKKYLSAVAHAEAVVGNSSSGIIEVPAFGVPTVNIGLRQEGRLAADSIVHCRTDYPAIKEALGKALSPAFKEKCRQVINPYGNGEVSGRILPVLKNYQLSTVKHFQDWNFHYA; this is encoded by the coding sequence ATGCGTAAGATCGCGGTTTTTACAGCTACAAGGGCAGAATATGGCTTATTGTATTGGCTCATGAAAGCAATTCAGGACAGTAGTGATTTGGACTTACAGCTGTTAGTAAGTGGTATGCACCTGGCTCCGCAGTTTGGAGAAACCTGGAAAGAAATTGAAGCGGATGGCTTTAAGATTGATGAAAAAGTCGAAATGCTACTGGCTTCCGACTCCCCTGTGGGCGTTGTAAAGTCAATGGGTCTTGCCACCATCGGTTTTGCGGATGCCTTGTCCCGCCTCAATCCGGATATTTTATTTTTATTGGGTGATCGGTTTGAAACCCTGGCACTTGCCCAAGCTGCATTAATCATGAAAATCCCTATTGCCCATGCCCATGGGGGTGAGTTAACTTTGGGTGCCTATGATGATTCAATACGGCATGCGGTTACCAAAATATCATCCTTGCATTTTGTGGCGGCTGAAGAGTATCGTCGCCGCGTAATACAAATGGGAGAGGAACCTGGCAGCGTATTTAATGTGGGGGCACTGGGGTTGGAGCACACTATAAAAACAGCCTGTCTTTCATCGGCCGGATTGGCAGGTGAATTGCAAATTCCCCTTCATGAGCCTTATTTTTTAGTGACTTATCATCCTGCCACCAATGCAGATGAACCTGTGGAAGCAGCTTTTAAAGGCTTGTTACAGACACTTGATGACTGGCCGAACCATCAGGTACTTTTCACGTATCCTAATGCGGACAATGGCGGCCACATTATTATTCAACTGTTGGAAAATTATTGTAAAGCTAATCCGGGACGAGCTTTTGCAGTGAAATCACTTGGCTTTAAAAAATACCTGAGTGCTGTCGCACATGCTGAAGCTGTGGTTGGTAACTCGTCAAGCGGTATCATTGAGGTTCCTGCTTTTGGGGTGCCAACCGTCAATATCGGTTTGCGTCAGGAGGGACGGTTGGCCGCTGATTCTATCGTTCACTGCAGGACTGATTATCCCGCAATTAAAGAAGCCTTGGGTAAAGCATTAAGCCCGGCGTTCAAGGAAAAATGCCGTCAAGTCATTAATCCCTATGGTAATGGGGAGGTATCAGGGCGAATTTTACCTGTGCTTAAAAACTATCAATTATCCACTGTAAAACACTTTCAAGATTGGAATTTTCACTATGCATGA
- the neuB gene encoding N-acetylneuraminate synthase translates to MHDHKKPVYIIAEAGVNHNGSRDLAFQLVEAAAESGADAVKFQTFKASRLASKKVEKANYQKSTTDKAESQLDMLAKLELPEAWHSDLQKHARARGIEFLSTAFDEQSLQFLQSLNLPVYKVPSGELTNAPLLWRFAKTGKPLIISTGMATLAEVEEALAIVAHALQFPEEPRRIDEVWQCWSNPQRREMLKGHVTLLHCTSQYPTPWHEVNLRAMDTLAAAFGLDVGYSDHTEGTVIPVAAVSRGARVIEKHFTLDRTLPGPDHQASIEVAELKKLVSDIRALEIALGSPIKAPQTSEWDTRRAARQSIVAAHHLPAGKVIERSDLTTARTGGGLPPNLFWELIGSTSSKSYEPGEVFEL, encoded by the coding sequence ATGCATGACCATAAAAAACCGGTTTATATTATTGCTGAAGCGGGTGTAAATCATAATGGTAGTCGAGATCTTGCTTTTCAGTTGGTCGAGGCGGCTGCTGAATCGGGTGCTGATGCGGTAAAATTCCAAACCTTTAAGGCAAGCAGACTAGCCAGCAAAAAAGTTGAAAAAGCTAACTATCAAAAATCAACGACCGATAAAGCAGAATCTCAATTGGATATGCTCGCGAAACTGGAGTTACCCGAAGCCTGGCACAGCGATTTGCAAAAGCATGCCAGGGCAAGAGGGATTGAATTTTTATCAACAGCATTTGATGAGCAGAGTTTACAATTTTTACAATCACTCAATTTACCGGTTTATAAAGTTCCTTCAGGTGAGTTGACCAATGCGCCTTTACTGTGGCGTTTTGCTAAAACAGGTAAGCCGCTGATTATTTCTACTGGAATGGCTACGTTGGCAGAGGTTGAGGAAGCGTTGGCGATTGTAGCTCATGCGTTGCAATTCCCAGAGGAGCCGCGCAGAATCGATGAGGTCTGGCAATGCTGGTCTAATCCGCAGAGGCGGGAAATGTTAAAAGGCCATGTCACTTTACTCCACTGTACTTCGCAATATCCTACGCCTTGGCATGAAGTGAATCTGCGTGCAATGGATACTCTGGCGGCAGCATTTGGTTTGGATGTTGGCTATTCTGATCATACTGAAGGAACAGTGATTCCGGTTGCAGCTGTTTCTCGTGGTGCGAGAGTGATTGAAAAGCATTTTACCCTCGATAGGACTTTGCCTGGACCTGATCATCAAGCCTCTATTGAGGTGGCTGAACTCAAAAAATTAGTGTCTGATATTCGCGCCCTGGAAATTGCCTTAGGCAGTCCCATCAAGGCTCCACAAACCAGTGAATGGGATACACGACGGGCAGCCAGGCAATCGATTGTTGCCGCCCACCATTTACCGGCGGGTAAAGTCATTGAGCGTAGTGATTTAACTACAGCAAGAACCGGCGGCGGTTTACCACCTAATTTGTTTTGGGAGCTAATTGGTTCTACCAGCAGTAAATCGTATGAACCCGGTGAGGTTTTTGAATTATGA
- a CDS encoding acetyltransferase: MILNKFQRPLILLGAGGHAKVLLSLVRALDLPVLGVCAPELVNQGANFWRDIRVLGTGEDLTEFNPDEVALVNAVGRRVGDTNSRQRIFETLKAKGYYFPVLVHPAAWVDPDAHLQEGTQIMAGAVVQADARIGNNVIINTRASVDHDCVIEDHVHIAPGAVLCGNVYVGKRAFVASGATLIPGTRVGNDAVVGAGASIVRDVAPGQLVLPALIRRTEFSLETYCGDEK, translated from the coding sequence ATGATTTTAAATAAGTTTCAGAGGCCTTTAATTTTACTTGGTGCCGGGGGGCATGCTAAGGTTTTGCTCTCGTTGGTCAGGGCGCTGGATTTACCTGTATTGGGCGTATGTGCTCCTGAATTGGTAAATCAAGGAGCAAATTTCTGGCGGGATATCCGAGTTCTTGGGACTGGAGAGGATTTAACTGAATTCAATCCTGACGAAGTTGCTCTGGTCAATGCGGTTGGGCGGCGCGTGGGGGATACGAATAGCAGGCAGCGTATTTTCGAAACATTGAAAGCAAAAGGTTATTATTTCCCTGTACTTGTGCACCCGGCAGCTTGGGTCGATCCGGATGCCCATCTGCAGGAAGGGACACAAATTATGGCTGGTGCAGTGGTCCAGGCTGATGCAAGGATTGGTAATAATGTGATCATTAATACTCGCGCCTCTGTTGATCATGATTGTGTCATTGAGGATCATGTTCATATTGCCCCAGGTGCGGTATTGTGTGGCAATGTATACGTTGGTAAACGTGCTTTTGTTGCCAGTGGAGCTACCTTGATTCCGGGAACCAGGGTAGGTAACGATGCAGTCGTGGGGGCTGGTGCTTCTATTGTACGGGATGTAGCACCAGGACAATTGGTCTTACCGGCCTTAATACGCCGGACAGAGTTCAGCCTAGAAACATATTGCGGTGATGAAAAATGA
- a CDS encoding nucleotidyltransferase family protein: protein MINWETLLIKPDTTISEAIEILDRGAQRIALVVDEQSRLLGTVTDGDIRRALIKHLALDLPVREMMCETPKKADADWSKELILATMEKYQLLQLPIVAPDGRVVGLETLHDILRKRHRDNPVFLIAGGFGTRLHPLTQECPKPLLKVGDKAILELIIERFIDAGFHRFFISTHFMPEMIKKHFGDGSRWGVTIRYVHEEHPLGTGGALGLLPHDEIDLPIFMMNGDLLTSLNFQNLLDFHNEHEGVATICVREYEHRVPFGVLNFHGHRVTSIVEKPVHRSFINAGIYLLSPDFARSVLPGVRIDMPDLLQHHIDKGKSVNMFPIHEYWLDIGRMDDFKRAQEEVSLLGF from the coding sequence ATGATAAATTGGGAAACCTTACTCATAAAACCCGATACAACAATTAGTGAAGCAATAGAAATTCTTGATCGAGGTGCACAGCGAATCGCCCTTGTTGTGGATGAACAAAGCCGTTTATTAGGAACGGTAACGGATGGGGATATACGGCGTGCCTTGATTAAACATCTCGCTTTAGATTTGCCAGTACGAGAGATGATGTGTGAGACTCCCAAAAAGGCGGATGCTGATTGGAGCAAAGAACTCATCCTGGCAACGATGGAAAAATACCAGCTTCTGCAATTGCCCATTGTAGCTCCTGATGGGCGAGTGGTCGGCTTGGAAACCTTGCATGATATCCTAAGAAAACGCCATCGCGATAATCCTGTTTTTCTCATCGCCGGTGGATTTGGTACGCGTTTACATCCCTTGACGCAAGAGTGTCCAAAGCCGTTGCTTAAAGTGGGTGACAAAGCTATTTTAGAGCTAATTATTGAACGTTTTATTGATGCGGGTTTCCATCGCTTTTTTATTTCGACCCATTTTATGCCTGAGATGATCAAAAAACACTTTGGTGATGGTAGTCGCTGGGGGGTTACTATTCGCTATGTGCATGAAGAACACCCACTTGGTACCGGTGGGGCTTTGGGGTTGTTACCTCATGACGAAATTGATTTACCCATATTCATGATGAATGGTGATTTGTTAACTTCCCTGAATTTTCAGAATTTATTGGATTTTCATAACGAGCATGAAGGTGTAGCAACTATTTGTGTGCGTGAGTATGAGCATCGAGTACCTTTTGGTGTATTGAATTTTCATGGCCATCGAGTCACTTCGATTGTTGAAAAGCCGGTGCATCGTTCTTTCATTAATGCGGGAATTTATTTACTTTCTCCTGACTTTGCGCGTAGTGTTTTACCGGGTGTGCGTATTGATATGCCTGATTTGCTCCAACATCACATTGACAAGGGAAAAAGTGTTAATATGTTTCCCATCCATGAATATTGGTTAGATATTGGGCGTATGGACGATTTTAAAAGAGCACAGGAAGAGGTTAGTCTGTTAGGTTTTTAA
- a CDS encoding acylneuraminate cytidylyltransferase family protein, protein MIKQKKVLAIIPARGGSKGLPGKNIRPLNGIPLVAWPIKTALSSRYVDRVIVTTDAPEIAKVALAYGAEVPFMRPAEFARDTSPSSEAVIHAIKFCAETDGPYDYFVLLEPTSPLTEAADVDEALETLVAGEGLSIVGASKVEASHPVYCATIGDDNFLRPYNRESFAKPIRRQDVDDVYFFEGSLYISDTKKYLETETFYHERTLPYIVPAWKSLEVDTLLDFLKIETILKNKELLI, encoded by the coding sequence ATGATTAAGCAAAAAAAAGTTTTGGCAATTATACCGGCTAGAGGCGGCAGTAAGGGATTGCCTGGGAAAAATATTCGCCCTTTAAATGGAATTCCTTTAGTCGCTTGGCCTATAAAGACAGCGTTAAGTTCTCGCTATGTTGACAGGGTTATCGTCACAACGGATGCTCCAGAAATAGCTAAAGTAGCGTTAGCGTATGGCGCTGAGGTGCCTTTTATGCGCCCAGCCGAATTCGCCAGGGATACTTCGCCTTCCTCAGAAGCAGTTATTCATGCCATTAAATTCTGTGCTGAGACGGATGGGCCTTATGATTATTTTGTCTTGCTGGAGCCGACTTCCCCTTTAACGGAAGCGGCCGATGTTGACGAGGCTCTGGAAACGCTGGTGGCTGGTGAAGGATTATCAATCGTTGGGGCAAGTAAAGTGGAAGCTTCGCATCCTGTTTACTGTGCAACAATAGGGGATGATAATTTTTTGCGGCCTTATAACCGGGAAAGTTTTGCTAAACCTATCCGCAGGCAGGATGTGGATGATGTGTATTTTTTTGAGGGTTCGCTTTATATATCAGACACTAAAAAATACCTTGAGACAGAAACTTTCTACCACGAACGCACGTTGCCTTATATCGTTCCTGCTTGGAAGTCTTTGGAAGTTGATACGCTATTAGACTTCTTAAAAATAGAAACCATATTGAAAAATAAAGAGTTATTAATTTAA
- a CDS encoding glutamate-1-semialdehyde 2,1-aminomutase, with translation MKNDFKSRLLHVIPGGAHTYSRGHDQYPENAPQIMVRGKGAYTYDDKGIEYLDYGMALRAVNIGYAEDEIDQAAFEQIRNGNNLTRASMIELEAAELLVDLIDSVDMVKFTKNGSTAVSAAVKLARAYTGRDLVARCAEQPFFSYDDWFIGSTPIKRGIPANVIEQTKLFSYNDLASLEALIAEYPEQIACVVLEPSAMQHPAPSLTHAGETYLHDVQRLCKRHGIVFVLDEMITGFRWDLKGAQNYYNVQPDLCTFGKAMANGFAVAAIAGRREIMELGSIEFPGRERLFLLSTTHGAEMCGLGAFVKTVEFMQRHQVVEQIWNYGKSLISLMNQKAAEAGIADFFKAGGIECSPWYATYDAKGETSLAFRTLFSQEMIKNGVLMPWIALSYRHGDNELQKTAAALEKTFKIYAHAIEQGSTEGYLQGEIIKPVFRRHN, from the coding sequence ATGAAAAACGACTTTAAATCGCGTCTGTTGCACGTAATTCCTGGTGGCGCTCATACCTATTCGCGCGGTCATGATCAATATCCTGAAAATGCACCGCAAATTATGGTACGCGGAAAAGGGGCCTATACCTATGATGACAAGGGGATTGAATACCTGGATTATGGTATGGCCTTGCGGGCAGTCAATATTGGCTATGCAGAAGATGAAATCGATCAGGCCGCTTTTGAGCAGATTAGGAATGGTAATAATCTGACCAGAGCGTCGATGATCGAATTGGAAGCCGCTGAATTGTTAGTGGATCTGATTGATAGTGTTGACATGGTGAAGTTTACTAAGAATGGTTCAACAGCTGTTTCAGCTGCCGTTAAATTAGCAAGAGCTTATACTGGTCGCGATTTGGTAGCCCGTTGTGCCGAACAGCCTTTTTTTTCCTACGATGATTGGTTTATTGGTTCCACGCCGATAAAACGTGGTATACCTGCTAATGTCATTGAGCAAACCAAACTTTTTAGCTATAACGATCTTGCTTCATTGGAAGCGCTTATTGCGGAATATCCGGAGCAAATAGCCTGCGTGGTTTTGGAGCCAAGTGCTATGCAGCATCCAGCGCCATCGCTTACTCACGCCGGTGAAACCTATCTTCATGATGTTCAGCGCTTATGCAAGAGGCATGGTATTGTTTTTGTCCTTGATGAGATGATCACCGGGTTTCGTTGGGATCTGAAGGGTGCGCAAAATTATTATAACGTTCAACCGGATCTTTGTACTTTTGGCAAAGCAATGGCGAATGGTTTTGCTGTAGCAGCGATAGCAGGCAGGCGTGAAATTATGGAGCTTGGTTCAATTGAATTTCCTGGCCGTGAGCGTCTGTTTCTACTGTCGACAACCCATGGTGCCGAAATGTGCGGTCTCGGTGCTTTCGTAAAAACAGTGGAGTTTATGCAACGGCATCAGGTTGTGGAACAAATATGGAATTACGGTAAGTCTTTAATCTCGTTAATGAATCAGAAGGCTGCAGAGGCAGGTATCGCCGATTTCTTTAAGGCAGGTGGGATAGAATGTTCGCCTTGGTATGCAACCTATGATGCGAAAGGGGAGACTTCTTTAGCATTCCGTACCCTATTTTCGCAGGAAATGATCAAGAACGGGGTGCTGATGCCCTGGATCGCCTTGAGTTACCGGCATGGTGATAACGAGTTACAAAAAACGGCAGCAGCCCTTGAAAAGACTTTTAAAATTTATGCGCATGCTATTGAACAAGGTTCAACGGAAGGTTATTTGCAAGGTGAGATCATCAAGCCGGTCTTCAGACGTCATAATTAA